From Acidobacteriota bacterium, one genomic window encodes:
- the fdhF gene encoding formate dehydrogenase subunit alpha — protein sequence MSKSNGRPVLNLDGREVSFNAGETILQAAQRAEVTIPTLCHDPRLTPAAACRICLVEVEGARLMQPACATRAQDGMVIKTEGERVDRNRRFILSLHLADTVADRERAEDNNPSRVFAHVDTYGCAGAWPSVESPRQGRPEDVNPFIEFRADRCIACSLCTRYCDQVEAVSAISLAGRGAHTTISTADRKGLVDSTCELCGGCVDVCPTGAMTEKQAVLYGKPESELEKVRSTCNFCGVGCQIDLNVDRAANRVVKVTSPPPGTTVNDGNLCVKGRFANDFIHHEERLTVPLVRGEDGELHEATWDEALDRVAEGLAGVSDRHGADALAFISSSRCTMEENYLVQKMARAAFQTHNVHQCAATUHAPTVAGLVTTFGAGAMTNSIPEIRDAEFLFVIGSNTTEAHPIIAMEMKRAVHRGAKLAVADPRAIWLTQVADWHLQLAPGSDVWLLNAMAHVIVTEGLVKEDWVAANTEGFEAVRDTVLRYSPEEAEKMTGVPAATIREVARAYATTEKAGIYYTLGITEHTHGTDNVYALSNLVLMTGHLGIRSAGLNPLRGQNNVQGANDAGATPVFYPGYQRVDEPGVAEKFAEAWGVPQSCDPGLNLNEMMKEMSKGKIKGVFLMGEDIVISEPNVGRVEEALNGIEFLAVQDIFFNESCRWADVILPAACFAEKEGTFTNSDRRVQRVRKAIEPPGQARADWRILLDIMERSGFEQPAYAGPHEIYDELAALAPKFSGISHQRIEAEGGLQWPVTSATDQSTEFLHGGGVLRGKGLFQAVDYRPPFEVADPEYPLVLSTGRTLYHYNAATQTRRNQGLATKQPEAFVEIHRSNARKLGLEDGQMVDVVSRRGRVRCRAMISRQVRPNAIWMPFHFPEARTNYLTTDAGDAVTGTGEYKVCAARIEPVVESRAEKVFPGAFALAEG from the coding sequence GTGAGCAAATCGAACGGTCGACCGGTCCTCAATCTCGACGGCAGGGAAGTTTCCTTCAATGCCGGCGAAACCATCCTGCAAGCGGCGCAGCGGGCGGAAGTCACCATTCCGACCCTGTGCCATGATCCCCGGCTGACGCCGGCGGCGGCCTGCCGTATCTGCCTGGTGGAAGTCGAAGGCGCCCGGCTGATGCAGCCGGCTTGCGCCACCCGCGCCCAGGACGGCATGGTGATCAAGACCGAGGGCGAGCGGGTGGACCGCAATCGCCGCTTCATTCTTTCGCTCCACCTGGCCGACACGGTGGCCGATCGTGAGCGCGCCGAGGACAACAATCCGTCGCGCGTCTTTGCCCACGTCGACACCTACGGCTGTGCCGGCGCCTGGCCGTCGGTGGAGTCCCCGCGCCAGGGGCGGCCGGAAGACGTCAATCCGTTCATCGAGTTCCGTGCCGACCGCTGCATCGCCTGCTCGCTGTGCACTCGCTACTGCGACCAGGTGGAGGCGGTGAGCGCCATCAGCCTGGCCGGCCGCGGCGCTCACACCACCATTTCGACGGCCGATCGCAAGGGCCTCGTCGATTCGACCTGCGAGCTCTGCGGTGGCTGTGTCGACGTCTGTCCCACCGGCGCCATGACGGAAAAGCAGGCGGTGCTCTACGGCAAGCCCGAGTCGGAGCTCGAGAAGGTCCGCTCGACCTGCAACTTCTGTGGCGTCGGCTGCCAGATCGACCTCAACGTCGATCGTGCCGCCAACCGCGTGGTCAAGGTCACCAGCCCGCCGCCGGGGACCACCGTCAACGACGGCAACCTGTGCGTCAAGGGGCGCTTCGCCAACGACTTCATCCATCACGAAGAGCGCTTGACGGTGCCGCTGGTGCGGGGGGAGGACGGCGAGCTTCACGAGGCCACCTGGGACGAAGCCCTTGACCGCGTCGCTGAGGGGCTCGCCGGCGTGTCCGATCGCCACGGCGCCGATGCCCTGGCTTTCATCAGCTCCAGCCGCTGCACCATGGAGGAGAACTACCTGGTTCAAAAGATGGCGCGGGCGGCATTCCAAACCCACAATGTCCATCAGTGTGCCGCCACTTGACACGCTCCCACGGTCGCCGGTCTGGTGACCACGTTCGGGGCGGGGGCGATGACCAACTCGATCCCGGAGATCCGCGACGCCGAGTTCCTCTTCGTCATCGGCTCCAACACCACCGAGGCCCATCCCATCATCGCCATGGAGATGAAGCGCGCGGTGCATCGCGGCGCCAAGCTGGCAGTGGCGGATCCGCGGGCCATTTGGCTCACCCAGGTGGCGGACTGGCATCTGCAGCTCGCCCCGGGGAGCGATGTTTGGTTGCTCAACGCCATGGCCCACGTCATCGTCACCGAGGGTCTGGTGAAGGAAGACTGGGTCGCCGCCAACACGGAAGGCTTCGAGGCGGTCCGGGACACGGTGCTGCGTTACTCGCCGGAAGAGGCGGAGAAGATGACCGGCGTGCCCGCGGCGACCATCCGCGAGGTCGCCCGCGCCTACGCGACGACCGAAAAGGCCGGGATCTACTACACCCTCGGGATCACCGAGCACACCCACGGGACGGACAACGTCTACGCCCTCTCCAACCTGGTGCTGATGACCGGCCACCTCGGAATCCGGTCGGCGGGCCTCAACCCGCTGCGCGGCCAGAACAACGTTCAGGGAGCGAACGACGCCGGCGCGACGCCGGTCTTCTATCCCGGCTATCAGCGGGTCGACGAGCCTGGCGTGGCGGAGAAGTTCGCCGAGGCCTGGGGCGTGCCGCAGAGCTGCGATCCGGGGCTCAACCTCAACGAGATGATGAAGGAGATGTCCAAGGGCAAGATCAAGGGCGTCTTTCTGATGGGCGAGGACATCGTCATCTCGGAGCCCAACGTCGGACGGGTGGAGGAGGCACTCAACGGCATCGAGTTCCTGGCCGTGCAGGACATCTTCTTCAATGAGAGCTGCCGCTGGGCCGACGTCATCTTGCCAGCCGCCTGTTTCGCCGAAAAGGAAGGCACCTTCACCAACTCGGACCGCCGGGTGCAGCGGGTGCGCAAGGCGATCGAACCGCCAGGCCAGGCCCGCGCCGACTGGCGCATCCTGCTCGACATCATGGAGCGCTCCGGCTTCGAGCAGCCGGCCTATGCCGGTCCGCACGAGATCTACGATGAGCTGGCGGCGCTGGCACCAAAGTTCTCCGGCATCTCCCACCAGCGCATCGAGGCCGAAGGTGGCTTGCAGTGGCCGGTGACCTCGGCGACGGACCAGTCCACCGAGTTTCTCCACGGTGGCGGCGTCCTGCGGGGCAAAGGGCTGTTCCAGGCGGTCGATTACCGGCCGCCCTTCGAGGTCGCCGATCCCGAGTACCCACTGGTGTTGTCGACCGGGCGCACCCTCTATCACTACAACGCCGCCACCCAGACGCGGCGTAACCAAGGCTTGGCCACCAAGCAGCCCGAGGCCTTCGTCGAGATCCATCGCTCGAATGCCCGCAAGCTGGGTCTCGAAGATGGCCAGATGGTCGACGTGGTCAGCCGCCGGGGCCGGGTGCGCTGCCGCGCCATGATCAGTCGTCAGGTGCGTCCCAATGCCATCTGGATGCCCTTCCATTTCCCGGAGGCCCGCACCAATTACCTGACCACCGACGCTGGCGACGCGGTGACCGGTACCGGCGAGTACAAGGTTTGCGCCGCCCGCATCGAGCCGGTGGTGGAAAGCCGGGCCGAGAAGGTCTTCCCGGGCGCCTTCGCCCTCGCCGAAGGTTGA
- a CDS encoding HepT-like ribonuclease domain-containing protein, with protein sequence MLEAVRKSREFAQGRRREDLDNDEQLSLALQRLLEVLGEAASKVTLEGRQLAPEIPWRAISGMRNRLIHAYFDVDLDIVWRTISDELPPLEGVLEALLTSVDKE encoded by the coding sequence ATGCTCGAGGCGGTTCGCAAGAGCCGGGAGTTCGCTCAAGGCCGCCGACGGGAAGATTTGGACAACGATGAGCAACTCTCGTTGGCACTACAGCGGCTTCTCGAGGTACTAGGTGAAGCAGCCTCCAAAGTCACTTTGGAGGGGCGGCAACTGGCTCCGGAAATTCCTTGGAGAGCGATATCGGGCATGAGGAACCGTCTGATCCACGCTTACTTCGACGTCGATCTCGACATCGTCTGGAGGACGATTTCGGATGAGCTGCCTCCTCTCGAAGGTGTGCTCGAAGCGCTCCTCACGTCTGTCGATAAGGAGTGA
- a CDS encoding nucleotidyltransferase domain-containing protein — protein sequence MRLADGAEDQRERFFGSQKTLEAGDSRSLRDRLAAVNIAVPGRTKGRKTDDGERYCIVQYLRTLDQVGCLDFPIRVEKRERPDFEVLSGEKVVGLECTEAGSTSAHRADAELEKAPRGSVLEGTKLRKPGESLKDSPMFGDEPERLWVEDILDTLRSKQGKLSGYQEFPEQHLLIYDNSQYRTLTAWTVTDLPRRLADGINELPGYGSEPGQRFQRVSVLRDRVLMYDITGSPLLLPVPVGSALPPLMPLDRLGVSELALREFCRKYRIRKLGFFGSVREDDRFGPQSDVDVLVEFEPEFGLGLLQLALIEFELTNLLERKADLRTVLDLSRYFREEVVRDKTELAYVAG from the coding sequence ATGCGACTAGCCGACGGCGCTGAGGATCAGAGGGAACGATTCTTCGGTTCCCAGAAGACGCTTGAGGCAGGTGATTCTCGATCCCTTCGTGATCGGCTCGCGGCCGTGAATATTGCGGTTCCTGGTCGAACCAAAGGGCGAAAGACCGACGACGGCGAGCGGTACTGCATCGTGCAGTACCTTCGTACCCTTGACCAGGTTGGTTGTTTGGATTTCCCCATCCGGGTAGAGAAGCGCGAGCGGCCTGACTTTGAGGTGCTATCGGGGGAAAAGGTGGTCGGCCTCGAGTGCACTGAGGCAGGAAGCACGTCGGCGCATCGTGCTGACGCCGAGCTCGAGAAGGCTCCCAGGGGATCGGTTCTCGAAGGCACCAAGCTTAGGAAGCCGGGCGAGAGTTTGAAGGACTCTCCGATGTTCGGAGACGAGCCAGAGCGCCTTTGGGTCGAGGACATCCTTGACACATTGCGGAGCAAGCAGGGGAAGCTCTCCGGTTATCAGGAGTTTCCCGAGCAGCACCTCCTTATCTATGACAATTCTCAGTATCGTACGTTGACGGCTTGGACGGTGACCGATCTCCCCAGGCGGCTAGCAGATGGGATCAACGAATTGCCTGGCTATGGTTCGGAGCCTGGGCAACGCTTTCAACGGGTTTCGGTTCTGCGCGATCGAGTGCTGATGTACGACATCACCGGTTCTCCTCTCTTGCTGCCGGTTCCCGTGGGCTCCGCCTTGCCGCCCCTGATGCCCCTCGACCGGCTCGGAGTTTCGGAGCTTGCGTTGCGAGAATTCTGCCGCAAGTATCGGATCCGGAAGTTGGGATTCTTTGGCTCCGTGAGGGAAGACGATCGATTCGGACCCCAGAGCGACGTGGATGTCTTGGTGGAGTTCGAACCGGAATTCGGGCTCGGACTCCTTCAGTTGGCGCTGATCGAATTTGAGCTAACCAATCTGCTGGAGCGCAAAGCCGACCTCAGAACGGTCCTCGACCTCAGCCGATACTTTCGGGAAGAGGTAGTGCGCGACAAGACCGAGCTCGCCTATGTCGCCGGCTGA